Proteins co-encoded in one Arachis hypogaea cultivar Tifrunner chromosome 11, arahy.Tifrunner.gnm2.J5K5, whole genome shotgun sequence genomic window:
- the LOC112722968 gene encoding heavy metal-associated isoprenylated plant protein 32, with protein MSSKEEFLKIQKCVLKVNIHCDGCKQKVKKILQKIDGVFTTEIDAEQGKVTVSGNVDPNVLIKKLSKSGKYAELCAAPKPNNHQNQNSHLPNHFNKMQIDVKGGGGGGGGGGGSNKGQQNQKGGGNNQHPPKGGGGGGGQQGANPHQQQQQQQQQLQQQIQRQQQLQQQLQQLQQMKGFQDLKLPQFKDMKPPPHQNPNAAKAAKFVMPEDEEDFTDDELDDEFDEDDEDYDDDEFDDDMDALPPPNKMKQPPGPIMMNNGSHPQFMNAPKGGGAAAAGGGGPVAVQVQGNNNGAKKGGGGNNHQNQGGKQNNGGGAAMAEGKMGNNGEGSKNGNNGNGGKKGNPMGGGGGGVQGMNFQGGRPPMGMGMGMGTGTGTGMGMGMGGPPNMGAVQGLPAGPSGSGPGIPDMMAGNPYQQQQYMAAMMNAQQQQQQQQQRAMAIPVGGNERFQPMMYARPPPAVNYMYPPPPPPYTYPPPDPYTHFFSDENTSSCSLM; from the exons ATGAGTAGTAAAGAAGAATTTTTGAAGATACAG AAATGTGTTCTTAAAGTGAACATACACTGTGATGGGTGCAAGCAGAAAGTCAAGAAAATCCTGCAGAAAATTGATG GGGTGTTCACGACTGAGATAGATGCAGAGCAGGGGAAGGTGACGGTTTCAGGGAATGTGGACCCCAACGTTCTCATCAAGAAGCTTTCAAAATCAGGCAAATATGCCGAGCTCTGTGCTGCACCCAAGCCTAACAACCACCAAAACCAGAACAGCCATCTCCCCAACCACTTCAACAAAATGCAAATCGACGTCAaaggtggcggtggcggtggcggtggcggaGGAGGAAGCAACAAGGGTCAGCAGAACCAAAAGGGTGGAGGAAACAACCAGCATCCACCCAaggggggtggtggtggtggtggtcagCAAGGAGCAAATCCCCATCAACAGCAgcaacagcagcaacaacagcTACAGCAGCAGATTCAGAGACAACAGCAGCTGCAGCAGCAGCTTCAGCAACTTCAGCAGATGAAAGGATTCCAAGATCTGAAGCTTCCTCAATTCAAGGACATGAAGCCTCCCCCTCATCAGAACCCAAACGCTGCTAAGGCTGCTAAGTTCGTCATGCCTGAAGACGAGGAGGATTTCACGGATGACGAATTAGACGATGAGTTTGATGAGGATGATGAGGACTATGACGACGACGAATTTGACGATGACATGGACGCGCTTCCTCCTCCCAACAAGATGAAGCAACCCCCAGGCCCCATCATGATGAATAATGGGAGTCATCCACAGTTCATGAATGCTCCCAAGGGGGGCGGCGCCGCCGCTGCTGGTGGTGGTGGCCCGGTGGCTGTTCAAGTTCAAGGCAATAATAATGGAGCAAAGAAGGGAGGAGGAGGGAACAATCATCAGAATCAAGGCGGTAAACAAAACAATGGAGGTGGTGCAGCCATGGCGGAGGGTAAAATGGGAAATAACGGCGAGGGGAGTAAGAATGGTAACAATGGGAACGGGGGTAAAAAGGGAAATCCAATGGGAGGAGGGGGAGGTGGTGTTCAAGGAATGAATTTCCAAGGCGGTCGGCCTCCAATGGGCATGGGCATGGGCATGGGCACGGGCACGGGCACGGGCATGGGTATGGGTATGGGTGGGCCCCCCAACATGGGAGCCGTTCAAGGCCTCCCTGCTGGACCCTCAGGCTCAGGGCCAGGTATCCCAGATATGATGGCGGGAAACCCTTATCAACAGCAACAATATATGGCAGCTATGATGAacgcacaacaacaacaacaacaacaacaacaaagggCAATGGCAATTCCAGTGGGAGGGAATGAGAGATTCCAACCAATGATGTACGCAAGGCCTCCCCCTGCAGTCAATTACATgtaccctcctcctcctcctccttacaCATACCCTCCTCCCGACCCTTACACCCATTTTTTCAGCGATGAGAATACTTCTAGTTGCTCTCTTATGTGA